CTGAAGAATATCTTGAACTTGCTATTGATCTTAACTTAGAACTTGTAAAAAACCCTAGCTCAACTTTTTATGGTCGTGTAAGAGGACAATCAATGCGAGATGCTGGAATTTATGAGGGTGATATTCTAGTGATTGATAGGTCTTTAACTCCAGTTGATGGCTCAAAAGCTGTTTGTTATATTGATTCAGAATTCACGCTCAAAACACTCCGTGTAAACGCAAAAGGAGTATGGCTTATGCCAGCAAACACTGATTATGAGCCAATAATAATTACTGAAGAGAATGATTTTTCTGTCTGGGGAATTGTTACCTACATAATTCATAAAGCTAGATAAAGCTTTATGATTATGTTATATTATTTATTCCAAAAATTTGTGAGTAGAATTATAACAATTCCAAAAATTCCTAGTAAGGAAACAAAAAACAAAAAATCAGCCATTTGTTCTAATTTAAATTCCCATTTTATATTTTCAGATTTAACAGATAAAAAAGATAACCCAGAAGAGATTGTTAGTAGTAATGCAATAATGGAAGCAAATTCGTCTAAGTAATTACTTTCAGTTTGATTGGTTAAGTGTAATGATGTTATTATAATCAAACAGAAACCAAGTAAGTTTGTTGAGGTTCCTAAAATATGTTGTGAAGTTTTGTTTGCCAATTTTTATTATCAAATTAATTTAATCAAATATTTTTTAAAAATATAAAATCAATAATGATTTTCCATATTCATTACATTGAACACATGAAGTATATATGGAAAAAGAGCATTCATGCTTTCTTGTGCACCTTTTGTTGAGCCAGGAAGTGTTAGTATTAATGAGCCCTTAATCATTCCTGCAACACCTCTAGATAACATACTGTATGGTGTTCTCTCTTGACCATAACTCCTCATAGTTTCCTCAATTCCAGGAATTTTTCTATCAATTAAAGGTAAGATAGTTTCAGGTGTAAGGTCTCGTGGGGATAGGCCAGTACCACCGGAAAAAATTATCAAATTTATTTTATCATCAACAAGACTTAGAGTTTTATTTTTAATAAGCTTAGGTTCATCTGGTATAATTGAATAATCTTTAATATTAATTTTTAATGATTCCAACATGCTTATAATTGCTTTGCCAGCAAAGTCAACTTTTTTACCAGTTGATATTGAATCTGAACATACAACCACTGCAGCATTTAAACCCATCATAAACTTTCCATTAAAATCAGTTTTACCACCTTTTTTCTCTAACAATTTAATTGAATTTATTTCAATACCTTTATCAATTGGTTTGAGCATATCATAAGCTGTTAAAGCAGCAATTGATGCTCCATGCATTGCTTCAACTTCAACACCAGTTTTATAAATAGTTTTAACCTCAACTTCAATAATTATCTCTAATAACTCAATCCAAAAATTAACAGAAGCAAATTCTATTGGTATTGGATGACAATCTGGGATTACATTGCTTGTATTTTTTATTGCAAGCAATGCTGCGGCTTTTCCTATTTCAAATACATCACCTTTAGGTACTAACTTATTTAATATAGTTTCTACAGTTGATTGACTACTTAGCCTTACAATTGCTTGAGCTTTAGCATAACGAAGTGTTTTAATTTTATTTATAATATCAACCATAAATCATTTCATTACTAGATTATTTTATTGTTTTCTACTTTAAATTTCTTTACTTATTTACTTTCCAAGAATGATTTTCATCATCAAATATTTCCTTACCCCAAACTTGCAAATTAGTTTTTATAAGCTCAACCATTTCAGCACAAGCTTCAGTAGCATGCTTCCTATGAGCTGATGAAGTGAATACAAATAAATTTATTTCACCAGCATAAATTTTTCCTAGACTGTGATAAACGTGCATACAAGTTAATTCATATTTCCCAAAAATAATTTCACGTAAATTATAGTACTCTTTTTCAGCCATTTCTTTAAATGCTGTAAAATCAATTGCTTGAACAATTCTCCCATTAATTTCATCACTTCTAATTTGACCTAAGAAAATTTGATGAGCTCCAATGTTCTTTTTAATACTATGTTTTGCTATAGATTCTGCTATGAAGTTTGGAGTAATTGCTCCATCAATAAATATTTTTTTTGATTTTTCTTCTGAAATTTTCATTTTGTAAATTAGATATTATTGAAAATACTAATTGAGTTAAAAACTTGGAAATTAATTTATTAATGTAGAAATTGCTTATGATTCTAAGAGTGAATAAAATACTTTATATAAAATTATATATTATTACATAAATATTTGTAATTAACTAATTAACTAAAAAAATGAAACATCTTAGATTTTTATTTATTACTTTGGTGCTCAAATATTTTTAGAGTTTCATCAATCAAGTCTGAGATTTTAATAAAATTATTTGCTAAGTTGGAGATAGTTCTTTCGATTTCTAATTTGTTATAATTAACCCATCCTTCCATTAATGTTAATGGACCGAAATTAACACTTACATTTTCCCATTCATGTTTGAAAGCATTGAATTTTGACCTAAAATTTGAAGCAAAATCTCTGCTTGAAATTGAATAACCTTTTAAATCCCTGAGTTTAAAAGCATGAATATTATAAAACAATTTATCATTGAGAAGAGTTTTGTTGCTAACCCAAACAGAAAAAAAAATTCTAGTATTAGCATTTAATGGATCACTAAAATTATTACCCCATTCTTTTTTATATAATTTCAAAAAAACGGAGTCCAAATAAATACCAACACTAAAATCTATTTCTAATTTTGTAAGTTCTGAACTGTTTAAAAGATTTGTAGAATTTTGAAAAACTTTTAAGAAATGATTAATGTTCATTTGATTAGAATTTATTAATTAAATTTTTGATTAATCATGAAATCTAAAAAATAGAATATTGATTTTTTTCAAACAATAAACTACGAGTATTATGTAGTTTAAAAAACATTTATTTATAATTGTCAATTTGCAAAGTATTTCAAATTTAATTTAGAGAAGTTTAATTAATAAAATGTATTAACAAAAATCAGTAAATAAGTTTTCGTATTGATTAGTCAATATAGTACATTCTAATTTCAAGAAATTTTATAACTTGAAATTTAAATTATAACAATTGTTATTCATAGAAATGAAATTTAAATTAAATTACCTAATCCATTATAATAATATAGTTTTGTTTGTATTATTAATACAGTTTTGTTATTCATGTACAAATAACACAAAGGTTTTAGATGCTCAATTACCTTGTGAAAATTTAGATTCGAAGTACTCAAGTTCTATTAAAGTAATAATTAATTCAACTTGTATGAATGCAAGGTGCCACGATGGTGCTGGAGTAGCCCCAACAAATTACGCAACTTATGAGGGGCTTATGGTTTCAGTTAATTTAGGAACTTTTAAGAACCGAGTTTTAGAGAAAAAAGATATGCCAGTAAATTTGTCATTATCTGATTTAGAGCTAAAAAAAATTAGCTGTTGGTTAGATGATGGTGCTAAAAATAATTAATATATGTTATCAAAAAAAATCAAAAAAAATGAATAAATTTGTTGTTCTACTTTCAGTAATCTTGACTCTAAATATATCTTTATATGGACAAGGTAAATGGATTCAAAAGGCTAATTTTCCAGGAGTTGCTACTCATGAGGGAGTAGGATTTACTATAAATGGGAAAGGTTACATTGTTGGTGGTACAATTAAATATCCAAATTGGACTAATGAAGTTTGGGAATACAACCCAAGCAATGATAGTTGGATTAAAAAATCTAATGCTCCAATTGATGGATTACGCGAGCCTGTGGCTTTTGTTATTGGAAACAAAGCATACATAGGGACAGGAATGAATGGAACTTCACTTATAAATGATTTTTGGGAATATGATCCAGCTATAGATAAGTGGACAGTAAAAACAAAATTTCCTGGAACCCCAAGAAGGGATGCAATTGGTTTTGCAATAGATAACAAAGGTTATATTGGATTAGGAAGTGATTCTAAAGTAAAAAATAATGATTTATACGAATATGATCCACAATTAGATAAATGGATAGTAAAAGCAAGTTTGCCTGCATCAATACGTGATGCTTCAATTGTGTTTACCTTAGGGAATAAAGCATATTTAACTACAGGGAGAAATGGATCATCGGTCTATAATGACTTATGGGAATATGATGCCATCAATAATAAATGGTCACAAAAATTAAATTATGCTGGAGTTGCAAGGTCTGAATCTGTTTCATTTGTAATAGGATTATATGCGTTTGTAGGTTTAGGACATACAGGTGGAGCAGTTGACTTTTGGGCTTACAATCAATTGAAAAATAGTTGGACTGTTGCAACTAATTTCCCAGGTGGAGAACGTTTCGAATCTGTATCATTTTCGATTGGTAATAAGGGTTATGTTGGGTTAGGATCTGTAGTAGGGAAAGGGCTTCAAAATGACTTTTGGGAGTATGACTTAGGCACAACAGACTTAGATGAAATTAACATTCAAAAAGATGAGTTTTCAGTTTATCCAAATCCAATTAGTAATTATTTAAATCTATTATTACCCTCAAATGATATAAAACAACTTGAGTTGACAATTTTTGATGTTAATGGTAAAGAAGTTTTTAAAAAACAATTTGTTAATTTTTCAATTATGGAAAAACTTAATATACCTGAATTTGTAAATGGAGATTATTTTGTTCAAGTAGTAACATATAAAGGGAAAGTGTTTAATAAAAAAATATCTATTTTGAAGTAGCTTATAAAACTTTAAATTGTTTGTGCTATTTTAATAAGTTCATTTTAGAATTAAAGTTAAAAAACCTTCCAAATATTATCTAAAAAAATAATTGGAAGGTTTGGATAATTTTTAAAAAAACTCAGATAAAATCATAATATAATAGCAATCATATGTATAAAATGAAAATTTAAATATTTTTAAAATTATAATTGAAGTTTTTATTCCAAAATTAATAAAAAACTATTTAGTTGAATGAAGACCAATTTTATTCCCCTCTGTATCAGTAAAATAAGCCATGAAGCCGTTTGAACCTATAAGGGTTTTAGATAATATGATACTACCACCTGCAGATTCTACTTTAGATAAAACTAAACTTAAGTCTTCTCCACCATTTAAATAAACTAATGATCCATTAATTGATGGCTCATAACCATCTCCTTCAATAATACAACCACCAATACCGTTTTGCATATCAGCAGGAAAGAATGCAGATTTCATACCCATGCCTTCCATTACTTGCATTTCACAACTTAATATTGTTTCGTAAAAACTTTTAGCTCTTGCGAAATCTTTTACTGGGATTTCGAACCAGTTAATAGCATTTTTCATTATGTATTAATTTTAAGAATTTATTAAAGTAGCAATATCAAATTTAGTCATTTTTAAAAACGCTACAATAACTTTTTGACTTTTTTCTGGATTTGACATTAACTGACCAAGTATTGTTGGAACAGTTTGCCAAGAAATTCCATGTTGATCATCTAACCAACTACACTGATTATAAACTACATCTTTACCTAAGTTATCCCAATAATAATCTATTTCTTCTTGAGTATCACATTCAATAACAAATGAAGTTACAGGTGAGAATTTATATTTTGGACCACCGTTTAAACCCATGAATTTATTTCCATTTAATTAAAAAGTAACAACTAGAGGATTTTCTGATGTTACTCTAGAATCTTTAAAAATGGAACAATAGTAATCTGCTGCTTCTTTGGCTTTTCAATCAAACCATAAATAAGGATAAATTTGTTTGTTCACAATGAAAGTTAAAATTAAAAATTAATTTGATTCAAGCAAAAAAGGTTTCGTAAATATTGAGTTCATAAAATGGATGTAAATTATTGAATTAATTGATTAAGTAATAGAGTATAATATAAAAATAACATGAAAATTTGATTTTCTTAATTAATAATAATAGATTTATTAAACAAAAATTTTTTGAAATGAATTTATACAGTTGCTTAAATCTAATTAAGAATTATTTATTCTTTTTCATATTTTCTTTTTCTTTTTTCTTTAATACTCTATTTAATTCTTCATTAGTTACATGATATCTTTCACAAATAATTTTCCTTGCAATAAGGTCTTGCTTTGCAGCATAAATTGTAATTGTGTTATTTATTTTTGCTACATTTTTAAGTCTCATTGCGCTATCTAAAATTCTTTTAGGAATATCAACAGCACGCTTTGCATATTCATTGAACATCATGTCTTCAATGCTTGTTTTGTTTAGAGGCTGATAATAACTGGGCTTTGGGGCTTGAGAATTAGTATATGCAGAATCTGGCTTAGGTTTAGTTGTTTCAGAAGGGGAATCATGACTGGAACAAGAAAACAATTCAATGGATACAAATAAGATTATTAAGAAATATTTCATTAGAAAGTTAGACATAATATTAGTGGAAAATAGGAATTTATAACTTTATATTTATAAAATTACTAATCAAAATTATAATAAACCTTAATTTTAAATTTCTTTTGTTCTAGATTAGTTACGTTAACTAGAAAAAACTTAATTAATAAATTAAATCAATCATAGGTATCTTTTGTTAAAGCAGACATCTCCAATAGGGTTATTTGATTCTGGTATAGGTGGATTAACTGTTGTAAGGCAGGTAATGGCTTCTATGTCAAATGAAAACATTATTTATTTCGGTGATACAGCAAGAGTTCCCTATGGTTCAAAATCAACTGATACAGTAATTGGATATTCACTTCAAGCTGCAGAATATTTAGAGAGTTTAGGAGTGAAGATAATTATTATTGCATGTAATACTGCATCAGCTGTTGCTTTAGAAGCAGTTCAATCTAGGGTAAAGATCCCTGTGATTGGTGTGATAAAGCCAGGTGCAAAAGCTGCAGTTGAATTATCAAAAATGGGTAGGATTGGTGTGATTGGTACTGAAGGAACTATTAGATCTGGAGCATATAAAAAATATATAACAGAATTCAAGAAAGATTCACAAGTTTCAGTTCAGGCTTGTCCTTTGTTCGTTGCACTAGCTGAAGAAGGGTGGGCTCATCATAAAGCAACACTACTTATTGCTAATGAATATTTAAAACCTTTATTAAATAATTCAATAGATACATTAATTATGGGCTGTACCCATTATCCTGTTTTAGAGCCAAGTATAGCTGAAATTTGTGGTGATAATATTGTTTTAATTGATCCTGGAATTGCAACTTCTATTGAAGCTAAGAAAGTTCTAGCCGAAAATAATCTTTTAAATGATACTAGTGATGATCCGAGATATGAATATTATCTAACAGATCTTCCTCATAAATTTGTGGAGGTTGGAGAACAATTTCTAGGAAAAAAAATGGATCATTATCAAAGGATAACTCTCGAAGATCTAAGCATTTTTGGGCATTAGAAAAGAATAAAATAGATAATTAATTTTTCTATAAAAAATAATTTCCGTTGGTGATTTGTTCAATTTCACTAGGTAAGAAATCAAAAATGTGTTCAAGGTAATATTTAAATTCTTCAATTGAAACTTCTTTTTGTGAAACAATAAGGTTCTCCTTTTTAATTGATAACATGTTCCCATTGAACGAAGCCCTCCCATTTTCTGTTAATATTTGTGCTTGAGAAAATTGTGTGAAAGTTGATTTTGGTGAAGTGGAATGATAATTTAACATTTGAGAAAAATTTTTTATATCGTAAGTAGTTGTTGAGAATTTATATATTGGTAGCCAAATATTATTGTAAAATTTTTCCAATATATATTTATTATTAATTCCATCAACAATTCTCCAAGTCCCAGATCTTTGTTCAGTTACCACACCAATTTCAATTTTTAACGGATGAATAAATAATCCACCAAATCCTACATCGGCTAAATATTTTCCATTAGAAGTATTTATAATCAAACATAGATGATCAAAGTTTTGACCTAACTTTCCAGCAACCCAATCATTAATCAACAAATCGAAAGTAGATTTTGGTAAATTAGAATCATTAACTGGAAATTTTCCTCTTGAATATACATTTGCTGATATTAAATCCACTTCATAAAAAGTATTTTTTAACATCCAAGAAAACATATAGTTCAATTCGTAACAGAATCCACCTCTTTTTCTAATAATAATTTTATCAAATAAATTTGGCCATTCTAATTCAATATGAATTTTGTTTACTATATCATAATTTTCAAAAGGAACAGAAAGCAAATGCCTATGATGTAGGTGATTTAAATATCTCAACTCACCTAAATGATCATAACTAGCCCCAATTCTTTTTAAATATTGTTTAAGTTCTCTTTCACCTAATTCTAATTTTGGAGATGATAAAGAAATTGGGATGTACATTTTTTAAATGTTTTAAAATAAAATTAATAGTTAAACATCATAAGTTATTATCGACTAATTTTTGATAATTTTTTTTGCAATAATTGATGTTGCAACATCAATTATTGCAAACTCAAAATAATCAGTTAAATTTTATTTAAAACTAACTTAAAAACAATAAAAATGAAAAAATTAATTTTAGCTACTTTAGTAACTTTAATAGGTTTTGGTGTATTAGCATTTAAACCAGTTCCAGTAGGAAAATGGGATTTGGACAAATCTCATTCAAATGTAAAATTCTCTGTTACACATTTACTAGTGTCAGAAACTGAAGGTACTTTCAAGATTGCAAATGCAAGTGTACTTTCAGATAAGCCAGATTTTACCGATGCATTAATTAATTTTGATATTGATGTTAATTCTATTAACACTGATAATGCAGACCGTGATAAACATTTAAAGAGTGATGATTTTTTTAATGCTGAACAATTTCCAAAAGCAGTTTTTACAAGCACATCTTTTACAAAAGTTAAAGGTAATAACTATAAATTAATTGGAAACCTTAAAATTAGAGACATAACTAAGCCAGTTACATTTAATGTAATATATGGAGGAACTGTAAAAGATCCTTGGGGAAATGTTAAGGCTGGTTTTAAAGCAACAACTAAAATCAATCGTTTTGATTATAACTTAAAATGGAATACCTTAACTGAAGTTGGAGGTGCAGTTGTTGGTAAAGAAGTTACTTTAATTTGTAACATTGAGTTAAAAAAATCATAATTTATAAAGTATAAATTTATTAATAAAGAAGCAATTGGTAAGAAATTACTGGTTGCTTTTTTGTTTTATTGAAACAAGTTAATAGATAATATATGATTTAGAAATTCGTATTTTTAAAATTAGAAAAAAAATAGTACTTAATTATAGATTCTTTAAGAGATTAATATTACCAATAAAACAAATTGCATTAAAACCATATTTAATGAAACCACAAGAGTTTATAAATAAAACTTCATCTGAAATAGATCCATATTTAAAGCCTACATTTTCTTTAGGTGTAGAGGAAGAGTATATGATTATAGATCCTAATACACGTGAATTAAAATCTCATTTGGAATTTGGGATATTAGAAAAAGCCCAAGTGAAATTGCATTCAAATGTTAAGCCCGAAATGCATGGATCAATGCTCGAAATTGGTAGTGAAGTATGTAACAATTCTGCAATATTAAAAGATGATTTAAGAAGAATAAGAAAAATTGTTATTGATTTAGTTGAAGAGAATGGTTTAAAACTTGGTGCTGCAAGTACTCATCCATTTTCACATTGGTCAACTCAAGAAATTACACCAGATGCCAGATATGAGGCTATTGTAGAAGACATGCAAGTACTTGCACGCTCTTTAATAATTTTTGGAATGCATATTCATGTTGGTATTGAAAATCGTGAAATTCAGATTCAGCTAATGAATGAGTTACGTTACTTTATGCCACATATTTTAGCTTTAGCAGTTAACTCTCCATTTTGGACTGGCTTTAATACTGGATTGAAAAGTTATCGTTCAAAAGTATTTGAAAGGTTCCCAAGAACTGGAATACCAGGAGAGTTTAAAAGTTGGAATGATTATCAAAGTTATGTAAAACTTTTAATTAGAACCAATTGTATTGATAATGCAAAAAAAGTTTGGTATGATATAAGACCTCATCCTACATTTCCAACTCTAGAAATTCGGATTTGTGATTTGCCGATGACGCTCAACGAAACTGTTGCAATTGCAGCTTTAGTTCAAGCAATAACTGCAAAATTGTTTAAACTTTATCAAAAAAATCTAACTTTTAGACTTTATAGTAGAGCTTTAATTATGGAAAATAAATGGAGGGCTGTTAGATATGGTTTAGATGGCAAGTTGATTGATTTTGGAAAACAAAAAGAAGTTTCAACTCGAGAACTTATTCTAGAATTGCTTCACTTTGTTGATGATGTTGTTGATGACTTAGGAAGCCGAAATGAAATTGAATATATTAAAACTATACTAGAAAACAATACTGGTGCTGAAAGACAACTAAAAGTATATAATGAAAATGATAAAGATACAAAAGCAGTTGTTGATTATATAATTCAACAGACAGCTTTAGGAATTTAATGAGTTATTTAATCTAAATAATCTAGTAAGTAAATTGCAAAACTTGCACAAAATTTAAAATATTATGATGTTTAAATTTTTAATTCCTATAATAATTTTAACAATTTGTTTTCAAAATGGATG
Above is a window of Chlorobiota bacterium DNA encoding:
- the umuD gene encoding translesion error-prone DNA polymerase V autoproteolytic subunit — encoded protein: MLKKLYSTSTIDFYTANVDTKLMLPLAERISAGFPSPAEEYLELAIDLNLELVKNPSSTFYGRVRGQSMRDAGIYEGDILVIDRSLTPVDGSKAVCYIDSEFTLKTLRVNAKGVWLMPANTDYEPIIITEENDFSVWGIVTYIIHKAR
- a CDS encoding bifunctional molybdenum cofactor biosynthesis protein MoaC/MoaB → MVDIINKIKTLRYAKAQAIVRLSSQSTVETILNKLVPKGDVFEIGKAAALLAIKNTSNVIPDCHPIPIEFASVNFWIELLEIIIEVEVKTIYKTGVEVEAMHGASIAALTAYDMLKPIDKGIEINSIKLLEKKGGKTDFNGKFMMGLNAAVVVCSDSISTGKKVDFAGKAIISMLESLKINIKDYSIIPDEPKLIKNKTLSLVDDKINLIIFSGGTGLSPRDLTPETILPLIDRKIPGIEETMRSYGQERTPYSMLSRGVAGMIKGSLILTLPGSTKGAQESMNALFPYILHVFNVMNMENHY
- a CDS encoding molybdenum cofactor biosynthesis protein MoaE → MSEEKSKKIFIDGAITPNFIAESIAKHSIKKNIGAHQIFLGQIRSDEINGRIVQAIDFTAFKEMAEKEYYNLREIIFGKYELTCMHVYHSLGKIYAGEINLFVFTSSAHRKHATEACAEMVELIKTNLQVWGKEIFDDENHSWKVNK
- a CDS encoding T9SS type A sorting domain-containing protein, giving the protein MNKFVVLLSVILTLNISLYGQGKWIQKANFPGVATHEGVGFTINGKGYIVGGTIKYPNWTNEVWEYNPSNDSWIKKSNAPIDGLREPVAFVIGNKAYIGTGMNGTSLINDFWEYDPAIDKWTVKTKFPGTPRRDAIGFAIDNKGYIGLGSDSKVKNNDLYEYDPQLDKWIVKASLPASIRDASIVFTLGNKAYLTTGRNGSSVYNDLWEYDAINNKWSQKLNYAGVARSESVSFVIGLYAFVGLGHTGGAVDFWAYNQLKNSWTVATNFPGGERFESVSFSIGNKGYVGLGSVVGKGLQNDFWEYDLGTTDLDEINIQKDEFSVYPNPISNYLNLLLPSNDIKQLELTIFDVNGKEVFKKQFVNFSIMEKLNIPEFVNGDYFVQVVTYKGKVFNKKISILK
- a CDS encoding VOC family protein; the protein is MKNAINWFEIPVKDFARAKSFYETILSCEMQVMEGMGMKSAFFPADMQNGIGGCIIEGDGYEPSINGSLVYLNGGEDLSLVLSKVESAGGSIILSKTLIGSNGFMAYFTDTEGNKIGLHSTK
- a CDS encoding glutamate racemase, whose translation is MLKQTSPIGLFDSGIGGLTVVRQVMASMSNENIIYFGDTARVPYGSKSTDTVIGYSLQAAEYLESLGVKIIIIACNTASAVALEAVQSRVKIPVIGVIKPGAKAAVELSKMGRIGVIGTEGTIRSGAYKKYITEFKKDSQVSVQACPLFVALAEEGWAHHKATLLIANEYLKPLLNNSIDTLIMGCTHYPVLEPSIAEICGDNIVLIDPGIATSIEAKKVLAENNLLNDTSDDPRYEYYLTDLPHKFVEVGEQFLGKKMDHYQRITLEDLSIFGH
- a CDS encoding arylamine N-acetyltransferase yields the protein MYIPISLSSPKLELGERELKQYLKRIGASYDHLGELRYLNHLHHRHLLSVPFENYDIVNKIHIELEWPNLFDKIIIRKRGGFCYELNYMFSWMLKNTFYEVDLISANVYSRGKFPVNDSNLPKSTFDLLINDWVAGKLGQNFDHLCLIINTSNGKYLADVGFGGLFIHPLKIEIGVVTEQRSGTWRIVDGINNKYILEKFYNNIWLPIYKFSTTTYDIKNFSQMLNYHSTSPKSTFTQFSQAQILTENGRASFNGNMLSIKKENLIVSQKEVSIEEFKYYLEHIFDFLPSEIEQITNGNYFL
- a CDS encoding YceI family protein produces the protein MKKLILATLVTLIGFGVLAFKPVPVGKWDLDKSHSNVKFSVTHLLVSETEGTFKIANASVLSDKPDFTDALINFDIDVNSINTDNADRDKHLKSDDFFNAEQFPKAVFTSTSFTKVKGNNYKLIGNLKIRDITKPVTFNVIYGGTVKDPWGNVKAGFKATTKINRFDYNLKWNTLTEVGGAVVGKEVTLICNIELKKS
- a CDS encoding carboxylate-amine ligase, whose protein sequence is MKPQEFINKTSSEIDPYLKPTFSLGVEEEYMIIDPNTRELKSHLEFGILEKAQVKLHSNVKPEMHGSMLEIGSEVCNNSAILKDDLRRIRKIVIDLVEENGLKLGAASTHPFSHWSTQEITPDARYEAIVEDMQVLARSLIIFGMHIHVGIENREIQIQLMNELRYFMPHILALAVNSPFWTGFNTGLKSYRSKVFERFPRTGIPGEFKSWNDYQSYVKLLIRTNCIDNAKKVWYDIRPHPTFPTLEIRICDLPMTLNETVAIAALVQAITAKLFKLYQKNLTFRLYSRALIMENKWRAVRYGLDGKLIDFGKQKEVSTRELILELLHFVDDVVDDLGSRNEIEYIKTILENNTGAERQLKVYNENDKDTKAVVDYIIQQTALGI